GAAACGATTCTAGGCAAACTGAAGCCCGCGCTTCTTGTCCTACATGCCCCACGGGACGAGGTGGTTTCGATCGACAATGCCGCTCGCATCTTCATGGCTGCAAAACATCCGAAAAGTTTTATAACGCTGGACGACGCCGATCACCTGATCACACGCCCCGAAGACGCTGAATATGTAGCCGAAGTCATTGCAGCATGGGCGACAAGATATGTCGAACTGACACCACCCGCGCCGCCGCCCGGCGCCCCGGAAGGCATCGTGCGCGCCAACGAAGCCGATCCACGAGGTTTTCTACAAGACATCCAGTCCGGACCGAACCACCACGCATATGCCGATGAACCGCTGGCCTATGGAGGCACAAACAAGGGCATGTCGCCTTATGGGTTTCTGTCGGCGGGTTTGGCGGCCTGCACTTCAATGACCATCCGCATGTATGCCCGACGCAAGGGTTGGCCCCTGGATCATGTCCGTGTCGATGTCAGCCACGACAAGGTGCACGCACAGGACGCCGAAACCGGAACCCGCGACCGTGTCGATCAATTCCAACGTGAAATCTGTCTTGATGGCGTGCTTGACGCCGATCAACGAGCCCGTTTGCTCGAGATCGCCGACCGCTGCCCGGTACACCGCACGTTGGAAGGCTCCAGCAAGGTTATGACCAAGCTGGTGGACTAGCCAAAAGGCGGACGGTTCTTGACAACACTCGGCGGGGAAAGATGCGCGCAACCTGACAGGATTGCCTTTTGGCCTTGACCTGCGCCCTTCACACGTCAAAAACCCCCTTTATGAGTACAGGCAGACTTACCATTGATCTGGACGCCGTGGCTGCCAATTGGCGGGCGCTGGACGCGAAATCCGACACCGAGGTGCAAACCGCCGCGGTGGTCAAGGCCGACGCCTATGGGCTTGGCGTGGGTAAAGTGGCGCGTGCGCTTGCTGCTGCAGGGGCGCGGCGTTTCTTTGTCGCCGTTGCCGAAGAAGGGGCCGCCTTGCGCGAAGCCCTTGGGCCGGGTCCAGAAATCAGTGTCTTTGCAGGGCACATGGCCGGCGACACCGACATGATCCATGATCTGGGCCTTGTGCCCATGCTGAACTCTGTCGACCAACTGACCCGCCATTTCGAATCCCTGCCCGGCCACCCGTTCGGCATTCAGCTGGATACCGGTATGAACCGGCTGGGGATGGAACCACCCGAATGGGCCACCCTGCGCGATTTGATCTTATCGCAGAACCCGCGCCTGATCATGAGCCATCTGGCCTGCGCGGACGAGCCCATGCACCTGATGAACCGCCAACAGCTTGATACCTTCCACGAAATGACCGAGGGCGTGGATGTGCCGCGCAGCCTGTCTGCGACCGGGGGCATCCTGATGGGGGCAGATTATCATTTCGACCTGACCCGCCCGGGCATCGGCCTATATGGCGGCCTGCCCTTTGACAGTGCAGAGCCAGTTGTGACGCTTGACCTTCCCGTGGTGCAGATCCGCGATCTGGCAATAGGCGAAAGCGTTGGATATTCTAATACTTGGGTCGCTGAGCACGCAACCCGTGTGGCCACCGTCAGCGGTGGCTATGCCGATGGGATCACGCGGCATATCTCGAACAAAGCAGTAATGTTTCATCTAGACACGCCCTGCCCGATCCTGGGCCGCGTGTCGATGGACTTAATTTCCGTGGATGTTAGCCACTTGAAGGAAGAGCCCAAAGCACTAACCCTTTTGGGCGCGCACCAAACCCCGGACGATTTGGCTGACGTGGGCGGAACGATCGGCTATGAAGTGCTGACACAGCTTGGCGCACGCTATGCGCGATACTATGCACGAGGTCGCGGATGAAGCCGATCACATACCCTCTGGCGGCTCTTGGCCGTGCCACGCTGGGTTTTTTGGCTATGGTGGGTCGTGTGGCGATTTTCGCGGGCCAGTCACTCAGCCATATCGTGCGCCCTCCCTATTATCCGCGCGAGTTTCTGAACGCGCTTTTGAATATTGGCTATTTCAGCCTGCCCGTGGTGGGCCTGACAGCGATCTTCACCGGCGCGGCCCTTGCCCTGCAAATCTATTCCGGCGGGCAACGCTTCTCGGCCGAGGCTGTGGTGCCGCAGATCGTTGCCATCGGCATGGTGCGCGAACTTGGCCCGGTGTTGGTGGGCCTGATGATTGCCGCGCGGGTGACATCTTCGATCGCCGCTGAAATCGCGACCATGAAAGTGACCGAGCAGATCGACGCCCTTGTCACCCTATCCACCCACCCGATGAAATACCTCACCGCGCCGCGCGTACTGGCCGCGATCCTTGTCGTCCCGGCCCTTGTCGGGATCGGGGACATCATCGGCATCATGGGCGGCTATATCGTCGGCACCAAGCAACTGGGCTTCGCGCCGGGCGCCTATATCAACAACACGTGGAACTTCCTTGAAACCGCTGACATCGTGTCGTCCCTTGTGAAAGGCGCGGTTTTCGGGTTCATAGCCGCCGTGATGGGCTGCTATCACGGGATGAATTCCGGACGCGGCGCGCAGGGTGTGGGCCGCGCCACCAAAACCTCGGTGGAGGCCGCTGCGATCCTGATCCTTGCCGCCAACTTCCTTCTCACCAGCTTTTTCTTTGCCACATGATTGAACTGACAGACGTCCATAAAAGTTTCGGCCCCAAGAAGGTGCTGGCAGGTGTGAATCTGACCATTCCGCGCGGCGAAAGCATGGTGGTGATCGGGGGGTCCGGCACCGGGAAATCCGTGCTTCTGAAATGTGTTCTGGGTCTGATGACGCAGGACAGCGGTACGATCACGCTGGACGGCGAAGACACGCAGAAAGCAGAACGCGACGCGTTTCTGGCCAGGTTCGGGATGCTGTTCCAAGGCGGCGCGCTGTTTGACAGCCTACCGGTCTGGCAAAACGTCGCCTTCCGCCTGCTGCGCGGCTCACTGGCCCGTCCCTGGCCCGAGGCACGCGAGATCGCGGTCGAGAAGCTGCGCCGCGTCGGCCTGACCCCGGACGTGGCCGACCTGTTCCCCGCCGAACTGTCAGGGGGGATGCAAAAACGCGTCGGCCTTGCCCGCGCCATCGCCGCCGAACCTGAAATCATCTTCTTTGACGAGCCCACCACCGGCCTTGACCCCATCATGTCCGGCGTCATCAACGACCTGATCCGCGAGATTGTCGTCGAAATGGGCGCCACCGCCATGACCATCACCCACGACATGTCCTCGGTCCGCGTGATCGCCGACAAGGTGGCGATGCTGCACGGGGGAAAGGTGCAGTGGACGGGTCCGGTCGGAGAAATGGACGCCTCGGGCGATCCCTATCTGACGCAGTTCATTTCGGGCAGTGCCGAGGGACCGATCGAAGCGGTGCGGTAGCCACTCCCTTCGCCCGGAGTTTCTCTTTAATGCTCGCCATCCCGGACATCGCATAGCAATGCTCAAATACCTAAACCTCGCCCTCCTCATCGCCTTCCCGATCGCGTGGTTCGCCCCGCTTATGCGGGCAGGCCTCAACCTGCCGCTCTTCGGCCTCAAGGAAGTCAGCGTGATCTCGGGCCTGCAGGCGCTGTGGGACACGGACGTGATCCTTGCCCTTCTCGTCACCTTTTTCGCGGTCTTCGCGCCGATCATGAAGGTGTTGGGGCTGGCGCTCATCCAATTCGGCATGATGCGCCGCAAGATGCTGTCCATCTTCAATGTGTTGGGCAAACTGGCGATGGCCGATATCTTCCTGATCGCGCTATACATCGTGATCGTGAAGGGTGTCGGCATGGCGAAGATCGAGACGGGCTGGGGGCTGTATCTGTTTACGGCCTGCATCCTGACCTCCATCGCGATCAGCTTCGCAACGGCCAAACGCCAGAGGGCCTGAGACCTCTTGCAAGCCCTCGAACGGTCAGGCAAAAAGCCGCATGGCAAAAGCTCCGAAAACCTTCACCTGTAACGTCTGCGGCGCGTCCTCGTCCAAATGGTCGGGGCGGTGCGAAGGCTGCGGCGCGTGGAACACGATTGTCGAGGACGCACCGCTCAGCGCGGGACCTGCATCGAAATCACTGGGCGGCAAACGTGGCGCTGCCATCACGCTGACCGACCTGTCCACGGAAGAAGCCCCGCCGCCGCGCACCGAATGCGGAATGGCCGAGCTTGACCGGGTTTTGGGCGGTGGGCTGGTCCCCGGCTCGGCCATACTGGTGGGTGGTGACCCCGGCATCGGCAAATCCACCTTGCTTCTGCAAGCCGCTGCAAAGTTTGCCCGCGCTGGTCTGCCCACGATCTATGTCTCGGGCGAAGAAGCGTCGGCCCAAGTACGGATGCGCGCGCAACGGCTGGGGTTGACTGACGCCCCCGTTCGGCTGGCCGCCGAGACCAATCTGCGCGACATCATGACGACGCTGGATTCGGAACGCCCGGCGCTGGCGATAATCGATTCCATCCAGACTATGTGGGCCGATCATGTGGACA
This DNA window, taken from Aliiroseovarius sp. F47248L, encodes the following:
- a CDS encoding bifunctional alpha/beta hydrolase/OsmC family protein codes for the protein MKTEKFTFTGHAGHALAARLDMPDGPHLATALFAHCFTCSKDIVAARRIAARLAGLGIAVLRFDFTGLGHSEGEFENTHFSSNVEDIVQAAKTLSDRDMSPSLLIGHSLGGAAILKAASLLPDTKAVVTIGAPADPAHVVENFREALPRIRAEGSAEVSLGGRTFRVSEDFIEDVNTSELETILGKLKPALLVLHAPRDEVVSIDNAARIFMAAKHPKSFITLDDADHLITRPEDAEYVAEVIAAWATRYVELTPPAPPPGAPEGIVRANEADPRGFLQDIQSGPNHHAYADEPLAYGGTNKGMSPYGFLSAGLAACTSMTIRMYARRKGWPLDHVRVDVSHDKVHAQDAETGTRDRVDQFQREICLDGVLDADQRARLLEIADRCPVHRTLEGSSKVMTKLVD
- the alr gene encoding alanine racemase, which encodes MSTGRLTIDLDAVAANWRALDAKSDTEVQTAAVVKADAYGLGVGKVARALAAAGARRFFVAVAEEGAALREALGPGPEISVFAGHMAGDTDMIHDLGLVPMLNSVDQLTRHFESLPGHPFGIQLDTGMNRLGMEPPEWATLRDLILSQNPRLIMSHLACADEPMHLMNRQQLDTFHEMTEGVDVPRSLSATGGILMGADYHFDLTRPGIGLYGGLPFDSAEPVVTLDLPVVQIRDLAIGESVGYSNTWVAEHATRVATVSGGYADGITRHISNKAVMFHLDTPCPILGRVSMDLISVDVSHLKEEPKALTLLGAHQTPDDLADVGGTIGYEVLTQLGARYARYYARGRG
- a CDS encoding ABC transporter permease, with product MKPITYPLAALGRATLGFLAMVGRVAIFAGQSLSHIVRPPYYPREFLNALLNIGYFSLPVVGLTAIFTGAALALQIYSGGQRFSAEAVVPQIVAIGMVRELGPVLVGLMIAARVTSSIAAEIATMKVTEQIDALVTLSTHPMKYLTAPRVLAAILVVPALVGIGDIIGIMGGYIVGTKQLGFAPGAYINNTWNFLETADIVSSLVKGAVFGFIAAVMGCYHGMNSGRGAQGVGRATKTSVEAAAILILAANFLLTSFFFAT
- a CDS encoding ATP-binding cassette domain-containing protein; amino-acid sequence: MIELTDVHKSFGPKKVLAGVNLTIPRGESMVVIGGSGTGKSVLLKCVLGLMTQDSGTITLDGEDTQKAERDAFLARFGMLFQGGALFDSLPVWQNVAFRLLRGSLARPWPEAREIAVEKLRRVGLTPDVADLFPAELSGGMQKRVGLARAIAAEPEIIFFDEPTTGLDPIMSGVINDLIREIVVEMGATAMTITHDMSSVRVIADKVAMLHGGKVQWTGPVGEMDASGDPYLTQFISGSAEGPIEAVR
- a CDS encoding paraquat-inducible protein A produces the protein MLKYLNLALLIAFPIAWFAPLMRAGLNLPLFGLKEVSVISGLQALWDTDVILALLVTFFAVFAPIMKVLGLALIQFGMMRRKMLSIFNVLGKLAMADIFLIALYIVIVKGVGMAKIETGWGLYLFTACILTSIAISFATAKRQRA